A single window of Narcine bancroftii isolate sNarBan1 chromosome 1, sNarBan1.hap1, whole genome shotgun sequence DNA harbors:
- the polr1f gene encoding LOW QUALITY PROTEIN: DNA-directed RNA polymerase I subunit RPA43 (The sequence of the model RefSeq protein was modified relative to this genomic sequence to represent the inferred CDS: deleted 2 bases in 1 codon) gives MATSDSATDPLPASGLGAPLSFSEACSLIQRPHSCLVLDTCRRHLALCPLYLNRKRSGIERQLKTELLRFSERSQRSFVPEDVFDDPAKTGETPTGLQGVPVAYDRVRLIGELGDIYDDQGYIHLNIEADFVIFRPKIGQKLIGTVNKVAPSHLGCLVHGCFNASIPKPHHASGIWPSFAVKVGDSLEFEVLQLDADAAGVLCIRGRLDKSAQVPDGVDSEEPLEKQSVEQDDSLAENKKKKKKKKKNGDEKCEEIEEAMSCTSSDKSHTKHGMENLRKTLDSKFKKRKERTEELNTDTVTHERDAGDYHNYNKQIKKRKISESGSETTNCAQEPKHIKRRKND, from the exons ATGGCGACTTCGGACTCGGCCACTGATCCGCTCCCGGCTTCGGGACTTGGTGCCCCGCTCTCCTTCAGTGAGGCTTGTTCCCTTATCCAGAGGCCGCATTCCTGCTTGGTGCTGGATACCTGCCGGCGGCACCTCGCCCTCTGCCCGCTGTATCTGAATCGCAAGAGGAGCGGCATCGAGCGGCAGCTCAAGACCGAGCTGCTTCGCTTCTCAGAGAg ATCCCAACGTTCCTTTGTCCCAGAAGATGTGTTTGATGACCCAGCCAAAACTGGTGAAACACCCACTGG TCTGCAGGGTGTCCCAGTTGCATATGACAGGGTAAGATTAATTGGTGAATTAGGTGACATCTATGATGACCAAGGATATATACATCTCAACATTGAAGCAGACTTTGTTATCTTCAGGCCCAAAATTGGACAGAAGCTGATC GGTACTGTGAATAAAGTTGCTCCAAGTCATCTTGGTTGCCTGGTGCATGGGTGTTTTAATGCTTCAATTCCAAAGCCACATCATGCAAGTGGAATCTGGCCAAGCTTTGCAGTAAAAGTAGGAGATAGTCTGGAGTTTGAAGTTCTGCAGCTGGATGCGGATGCTGCTGGAGTACTGTGCATTAGAGGACGGTTGGATAAAAG TGCGCAAGTGCCAGATGGCGTGGATTCTGAAGAACCACTGGAAAAGCAGAGTGTTGAGCAAGATGATAGTCTTGCtgagaataagaagaagaagaagaagaagaagaaaaatgga GATGAAAAATGTGAAGAGATAGAAGAGGCTATGAGCTGCACAAGTTCAGATAAGAGTCATACCAAACACGGAATGGAAAATCTCAGAAAAACTTTAGACAGTAAAttcaaaaagagaaaggaaaggaCTGAGGAACTGAATACAGACACTGTAACCCATGAAAGGGATGCCGGAGATTACCATAATTacaataaacaaattaaaaagagaaaaatttcTGAGAGTGGATCAGAGACTACTAATTGTGCACAAGAACCAAAACatataaagagaagaaaaaatgaTTAG